A segment of the Sphingobium amiense genome:
ACGGCGGTCGCGGCACCACAGGAAAACATGCTCGAGCATGGCATTGATCGGCTGCCCGCCCGCACAAAGATCGTCGGAAATCCACCTCGACAACGCCCTGCGATCCGTCTGCGTCATACGGCGGAACCCGAGATGCCGCAAAATCTCCGCGCAATGCCGGCGGGCGGTGCGCCCGGAAAAATCATAGTGGTTCACGGATTTGGCATCGAGACCAAGTTGCTCCGCCAGATACAAGACACCGTCGGAGGGTATCGACGCATGATCCGGCACAAAGAAGCCATGCCCGGCGAAAAATCTAAGCTGAACCGCCAATCCCAGTCGTGCCGTCTCCGCTTTGCCGGTCACGAACGCGATGTCCGAAAAACTCAGGCTCCAGGAGCCGATCAGATCCCCACTCGAAACGCCAAGGCTCATAACGCCGCTCCCTTATCGGAGCGGAACGTCGTTCCTCGCATGGGCGATCGTCAACAACAACCAGCCCGTTCCCGACGTGTTCTCCAAGATGACCAAAATCGCAGCTTCGGGCCGACTGGGCCTGATTCCGATAACCTCACCGCGCATGTTGATGAGCGGCCCTCCGGAATTGCCTGGATTGATCGGTGCATCGGTCTGGATGAGGCCGACCGGGCTTTGCGGCGTCAGGCCGCGGCCCAGCGCACTGACGATCCCTGCCGTGACGGTTTGCCCGAGGCCGAAGGGATTGCCGACTGCGACGACATAGTCGCCGACCTCGGCGGTATCGGCACTGGCAAGCGGCGCGGCTTTCAGGTTCCGAGCCGGAATCTGCAAAACCGCGATGTCCGCGTCGGGACTGACGCCGACCAGCCGGGCTTCCAGCTTGCGCTGGTCCTGGAGCATGACAACGATCATGAGGCCGTCCTTGACGACATGAGCGTTGGTCAGAACCAGCCCGCGTGCGGCATCGACGATGACCCCCGAGCCGGCGGACAGGCGCGGCTCGAGCGCCACGTCCGGGACCCCGAAATGACGGCGAAAATAGGGATCGCGAAGCAGGGGATTTTGCGCATAGGGGGAGGGATAGGCCACCGCGATGTTCACCACTGCCGGCGAGATGCGCTTGACCAGCGGAGCGACGGTGAGTCGGCTGATCGGCACCGGCTCTGCTGCGGGAACGGGAGGGATATCCCGCGCTGCGCCGCCCCATGAGAACCCCCAGCCGAACAAGAGGTCAGCCAGCAAGGCACAGCCGAGGGCGCCGATAAAAAGCCCCCCACGCTTCATGACAGGCCCGCGTGGTGATGCGGATCGGCTGCGGTGCCTCTGCCTTGAATGGGGCCGGGGTCTGCAAGCACTGGATAGTTTCCACAACAGCGGGCATGGGGCCCCGTGGGCCAGCAGCAAAGCGGCGCCATGGCACTAAGCTGGAAGGCCTGAAGGGCGGGCTGGACGGGGCGCCGGCGGGGCTTGTCATGGGTGATGAAGCTTAGCCCGCGCCCACGGCAATAGGCCTCCGCAGCCTCGCGCGTGGCAAATTCGAGCATCAGGGAAGAGAGTGGATCTCCTGCCCCGGTCCATCCCGTCAGCGGATCGGGCAAGGGCGCGAACCGCTCCCTAAAGCGCATCCGCCAGCGGCCCCGCCGCGCGCGCCCGGGGTGGTCGGCATAGGGATCGGGCTCGATGATCGCCTGCGCATCAGGCGGCAGCGCGCTGGTATAGCGCTGCCATGTCGGCTGCATGGCGATCGCATCTTCATTGTCGTTGGCCCCTTTGGGAGTCGGCCGCACCCCGGGGGCGGCGGGTAGCGGACTGGTCAGACTTGGTTGCGTTGCCATCCTATCCTCCAAGATGAGGGCGGCCCGATCAGGCCGCCCTCTCTTCCTGGTCAGTTCTTGTTGATCGGAATGCGCCGGACGCTGTCGACGTCTCCCTCCTTGCGCGGGATGGTGACGGTCAACACGCCGTTGCTGAAGCTGGCCTGCGCCTTGTCGGGTTCCACGCCCTTGGGCAGGTGAATCCGCCGTTCGAACCGGCCATAGCTCCGTTCCGAATAGCCGCGATCCTTGTCCTCGAGCTCGGACTTCTTCTCGCCCTTCAAGGCGAGGACGCCGTCCGCGATCGAGAGATCGACCTGCGACTCGTCCATGCCGGGCAGTTCGGCCGTGACGCGGATGTCCTCGTCGGTTTCGCTGAGTTCGATACGCGGATAGTCGATGACATGGCCCAAGGCCGTGAGCGACGACGGCAGGCCCCGCCACAGATCGTCGAACAGGCGATTCACATCGCGGTGAAGCGACATGAGCGGATGGGTGGTCCGATCCCGCTCCGGCTCAGCGCCTACGACCGCGGGTAGCCGGTTTTCCTGCCGGCTCCAGGGAATGAGATCACGAAGAGACATGATGATCATCTCCTTTTGAGGCTGGATTGTGGGGTATGGCCTGCCGGCCGCCGTTTCCGAAGGAACGACGCCGGCAGAACCACTTGGAGCGCGAGATCAGGCCGCCTTGGCTTCCTGGTGCTGCGTCTCGATCTGCGCGGGCTCGGGGGACGACCCGCCGATCGCGATACGCCGGGGCTTCATCGCCTCGGGCACGACGCGCTTGAGGGCAATGGTCAGAAGACCATTGTCGAAGGAAGCCTCGCCGACTTCGATATGATCGGCGAGCTGGAAGCGGCGTTCGAAGGCCCGCGCGGCAATGCCGCGGTGCAGATACTCGCTCTTGCCGTCGTCATCGGCGCGCTTGCCCGTGACGGTGAGCTGGTTCTGCTGCGCCACGACCTCGACGTCCTCGGGACGGAAACCCGCCAGGGCGAGCGTGATCTGATAGCTGTCCTCGCCGTTCCGCAGAATGTCGAACGGTGGATAGCCATCGGAGCCATCGCCCCGCATGCCCGTCTCGAGCAGATCGAAGAGTCGGTCGAAGCCGACGGTGGAGCGCCGATAGGGCGCAAAGTCAAAATTGGTTCTCATTTCCAAATCCTCCGGTTGAGCAATTTGGGCATGAGAAGCGCCGGTACAGTAGAGCCGACGCTCTCTATGTCCAA
Coding sequences within it:
- a CDS encoding trypsin-like peptidase domain-containing protein — protein: MPISRLTVAPLVKRISPAVVNIAVAYPSPYAQNPLLRDPYFRRHFGVPDVALEPRLSAGSGVIVDAARGLVLTNAHVVKDGLMIVVMLQDQRKLEARLVGVSPDADIAVLQIPARNLKAAPLASADTAEVGDYVVAVGNPFGLGQTVTAGIVSALGRGLTPQSPVGLIQTDAPINPGNSGGPLINMRGEVIGIRPSRPEAAILVILENTSGTGWLLLTIAHARNDVPLR
- a CDS encoding Hsp20 family protein, translated to MRTNFDFAPYRRSTVGFDRLFDLLETGMRGDGSDGYPPFDILRNGEDSYQITLALAGFRPEDVEVVAQQNQLTVTGKRADDDGKSEYLHRGIAARAFERRFQLADHIEVGEASFDNGLLTIALKRVVPEAMKPRRIAIGGSSPEPAQIETQHQEAKAA
- a CDS encoding NADH dehydrogenase ubiquinone Fe-S protein 4 → MATQPSLTSPLPAAPGVRPTPKGANDNEDAIAMQPTWQRYTSALPPDAQAIIEPDPYADHPGRARRGRWRMRFRERFAPLPDPLTGWTGAGDPLSSLMLEFATREAAEAYCRGRGLSFITHDKPRRRPVQPALQAFQLSAMAPLCCWPTGPHARCCGNYPVLADPGPIQGRGTAADPHHHAGLS
- a CDS encoding Hsp20/alpha crystallin family protein gives rise to the protein MSLRDLIPWSRQENRLPAVVGAEPERDRTTHPLMSLHRDVNRLFDDLWRGLPSSLTALGHVIDYPRIELSETDEDIRVTAELPGMDESQVDLSIADGVLALKGEKKSELEDKDRGYSERSYGRFERRIHLPKGVEPDKAQASFSNGVLTVTIPRKEGDVDSVRRIPINKN